Proteins from a genomic interval of Stenotrophomonas sp. 24(2023):
- the secE gene encoding preprotein translocase subunit SecE: protein MNSKIEHSKDTSASGGDIVKYVVASLLVLAGLFVWFWFGDGARANALGSWSGQIRALAVIAGLAGGIGVFMLTGKGHDTREFLSESRFELRKVVWPTRQEATRMTWVVIVVVTILSLLLGGFDFVIQKLTQWFLSR, encoded by the coding sequence ATGAACAGCAAGATCGAACATTCCAAGGACACCTCCGCCAGCGGCGGGGACATCGTCAAGTACGTCGTGGCATCGCTGCTGGTGCTGGCGGGTCTGTTCGTCTGGTTCTGGTTCGGTGATGGCGCACGCGCCAATGCCCTGGGCAGCTGGTCCGGGCAGATCCGCGCCCTGGCCGTGATTGCCGGCCTGGCGGGCGGTATCGGCGTGTTCATGCTGACCGGCAAGGGGCATGACACCCGCGAATTCCTCTCCGAATCGCGTTTCGAACTGCGCAAGGTGGTCTGGCCGACGCGCCAGGAAGCTACCCGCATGACCTGGGTCGTGATCGTCGTGGTCACCATCCTCAGCCTGCTGCTGGGTGGTTTCGACTTCGTCATCCAGAAGCTGACCCAGTGGTTCCTGAGCCGCTAA